The genomic DNA CTCGACCACTTCCTAGTCGTTTCGGCAATCTTCCTTTTGTGGACAAACTCGCCAAGTTTGACCTTCACAAAAACTCACAGACCCAGTCGCGAAATCCAGAATACACGGTGAACGAGCCCATCATCCAGCCTGGTGTTGGGGCAAAGGCTGCAGAAGAGGAGACTGTCCCGACAAAAGATGGGCTTGAGATTAGAAGCGACGACATTCGTGCAGCGACAAGCAAGAAACGCACAGATCGGAGTTCCAATCTTCCTATGCCAACTGCGGTCAGTGACCGGACTGGTAGGCCGATCGTGAGCTTTGATCCCACCTGGAAGCCGACTGAGGCAGCATCACCTGGTCGTAGTCGCGATAGTCCGATAAACCGTGGATCTTCTTccccaacaccaccgccagCAGCCCCTACGATTCAAGTATCTGATGCTCCTACGATTCAAGTATCGGAAGCGCCCTCAATCCAAGTGTCTGAAGCAGCTTCGATCCCGGTGATTAACCTACCTGACAGTAAGGAGCCAACAATCTCGGAGATAGACGCTAGCTCAAGGCCTATACCAGAGCCGACAAGAGGCAACAGTCGACACCCGATCTCCCCCACGAAGCAGCCGGCGGCACCGCAGAATCGGTGGTACACCCCATACACCCGCGCTGGTGTTCCAACCGCAAGATGTGAATCGTGCACCCTCCCTATTGCAGGAAAAATCGTTACAGCAGCTGGATCCCGATTCCATCCTGAATGCTTCGTGTGTTCCCATTGCCAGACTCCTCTTGAATGTATTGGGTTCTACCAAGAGCCTGAGACCAAGCGGAATGAACGATTAGTGCAAACACcagttgaagatgaagaagcacGTGCCATCCGATTCTACTGCCACCTGGACTTCCACGAACTGTTCAGCCCAAGATGCAAGAGCTGCAAAACACCCATCGAAGGAGAAGTGGTTGTGGCCTGTGGAGCCGAATGGCATGTCGGCCATTTCTTCTGCGCTGAGTGTGGTGATGTAAGCACctttcctatctaaactgaTCACAAGCCCAGTCACTAACTGTCACAGCCATTCGATTCACAGACACCATTTGTCGAAAAGGACGGATTCGCATGGTGTCTCCAATGCTACTCTCGCCGTACAGCTCCCAAATGCATGGGCTGCAAGAAGCCTGTGCAGGAGGATGTGGTTATCTCTGCCATTGGCGGACAATGGCATGATGagtgcttcaactgccaCGAGTGTGGTCATGGCTTCGGTCCCAATGGTCGTTTCTTCGTCCGGGAAGGCGAACCCAAGCGGACCGCCAAAGGTCGTATCATCGGAGGTCCAGTCCAATTGGCCATTTGCGAGGGCTGCGAGTCCATTCGGCTCAAGTCGTCTTCGCCCAGGCGCTGATTGCAGCGGCTGACTTCAACCTGGACAATCATTGGCATTTTGAGGAGACATAGTTTTGCATTTACGGGTCGAATTGCATTGCAGGTGACAGCAAGCGGGAGTCATCTTCTGAATTTCTTATCGATATAACATTGCATGTATTTTAGCAGCCAGCGTTAGACTCCGTTGTTTGGAATTTGTTAGTTTAGATGAATAGCAGAATGCTTGTAGACTGTTGGCTTTTCTATAACAGGGGGATTCCTCATTGTTTCCATATGCATTTCTTGTCCTTTACACTTCCTTCTTATCACTTCTCAAACTTTTCATTCCTGCGTATTGGTATCATGGCATCTCATGGTCTAATGCCGACCGGTCCGTTTGACTGTTTGATGATTGTTTCACATCTATCAGACGAGAACTTCGACCCTTGACCTTCTTCTTGACTCATACAATTAAATATCCCGTCATTTGAATCCAGGTGGGCAGGACGGTTTTAACCCTGCATAAGGCACACATGCAACCATCGCATTTGGAGATAGATACCCCTGGTAGAAAACTGTTGATATGAATGTTATGCCAAAGTGCTAGTTACATATTTACAATTAAACAAGACTAAGCAGGCCACTGCGGGTCCGCCTTTCGGCGAAAGACAGCCACAAACTTATGGCCCTTATTCCTCGTGACCTTCCTCCCTTCCTCCGTTGCTTCTTTCATGACCTGCACGCAGGGATCACTCTCTAATTCCTCCTCAGACACCCGTTCGAAAAGATCTgtaacatcaccagcagtaCCAGCCGCAGTCTCACCCGCAGCACCACCATCCTCCTGCGCTACCGACTTCTCCTGCCGAAAATGCCTAAGAATCCAGTGATGGTACTCCTCCACATCAGTGATAGTGTACATCAAACCACCGGGCCGCAACACATAGGCATATTCGGCATTGAGAGTCTCAGAAATGATACGGGCTTTGTGTTTGCGCATTTTGAAGTGCGGGTCTGGGAAACAAATGAAGATCTTGGATAGCTGGCTTCTGGCAAAGAAGTTGGGAAGAAATTTCATCGTGTTGCTGCGGATTGCGGAGATGTTCTCGTAGTTGCCAGGCAAGATGGTGGCAGGAGTATCGTCCGATGTGGCCGAGGGCTCGGGTTCGGGTTGTTGTTCGGACGGAGTGGGTTCTTGGGGTTGAGAGGTTGATGAGACGGAGGAGTTCTTAAGTTGGCTCTGTTGGTACCGGAGGGCTCGGACACGGGTTCGTACATAGTCGAGGACTTGGGTACGGATTTCCATTCCTTGTGCTGTGTTAGCTATAATCGTCTACCTATGGTCCTTCGGGGAACCAACCAAGCAGCAGAGTATCCGGCATCAACGGCGCAAGACCAACGAGTAACCCGCCAAATCCACACCCGATGTCGACAACCTCAACATCCTTCAGTAGCTTCCGCGCACCTCTCAGGTTTATCTTGGACGGATCTGGATCCACGAACGCCGGGTAATGAGGTGACCAATCCATGTGCGCTGGGCTTAGAGGACTGGGCTCAGTTAGCAGCGCATCCTCTCAAATTGATCAATAGACATACTAATCAAGTCGATGATCCGAAAATGGATTCGCATGCGCACGTTGCCGATAGAATTTCTTCTTGGGCATCTTAATCTCCCCattgttgttttctttcttttcctcgctCAATTGCGTCGCGGCCGCATCTTCCGCGATGCGCTTTTGGCGCTTCGAGGGGGGTGGTGTCATGGTGTAGCAGTGACCTCGTCGGGAAGGAGGGGAGAGACTATCGATATTCAAAAAGAAAGTCTTGCTCGGTGGAGGATAAATGGCATG from Aspergillus chevalieri M1 DNA, chromosome 1, nearly complete sequence includes the following:
- the trm8 gene encoding tRNA (guanine46-N7)-methyltransferase (COG:J;~EggNog:ENOG410PFK1;~InterPro:IPR003358,IPR025763,IPR029063;~go_function: GO:0008176 - tRNA (guanine-N7-)-methyltransferase activity [Evidence IEA];~go_process: GO:0006400 - tRNA modification [Evidence IEA]), encoding MTPPPSKRQKRIAEDAAATQLSEEKKENNNGEIKMPKKKFYRQRAHANPFSDHRLDYPLSPAHMDWSPHYPAFVDPDPSKINLRGARKLLKDVEVVDIGCGFGGLLVGLAPLMPDTLLLGMEIRTQVLDYVRTRVRALRYQQSQLKNSSVSSTSQPQEPTPSEQQPEPEPSATSDDTPATILPGNYENISAIRSNTMKFLPNFFARSQLSKIFICFPDPHFKMRKHKARIISETLNAEYAYVLRPGGLMYTITDVEEYHHWILRHFRQEKSVAQEDGGAAGETAAGTAGDVTDLFERVSEEELESDPCVQVMKEATEEGRKVTRNKGHKFVAVFRRKADPQWPA
- a CDS encoding LIM domain protein (COG:T,Z;~EggNog:ENOG410PHUY;~InterPro:IPR001781;~PFAM:PF00412): MMIQKHHHHHSLRDGQRKVSPPGPSYMSDNQIANYLKDLRTNRPLRPSGSRPLPSKPPGSTAQHVKGSSPPRASSAMSSYALASGQSVESAVEGSSPPRASPPRAASAMSHYRSSPSRMSYGSSAGRPLVQEPNTTEPRTIPIRKNISPPQIFSRPISVSPNAAYKESDQRRMEKEEARSLRDALEEMDLHDDIHLHQAAQDEATELVWMHQNPGVPYKNPGAPYRNPDMEKRSQSPDKNNRSPSQYRGFRKNFMSSPRRNSRQSASDTSSDGLHGLGLEDSPGKQSQTDSNGEGSSPKRNSLFRKNLKVNFALPSEESSSTPAVDTSGPNKTTFSSETSKGIFRNPNDQIYEEPEEQQSNSTNDRSEFSRSDSSALRNRPRNIFPRGSRPLPSRFGNLPFVDKLAKFDLHKNSQTQSRNPEYTVNEPIIQPGVGAKAAEEETVPTKDGLEIRSDDIRAATSKKRTDRSSNLPMPTAVSDRTGRPIVSFDPTWKPTEAASPGRSRDSPINRGSSSPTPPPAAPTIQVSDAPTIQVSEAPSIQVSEAASIPVINLPDSKEPTISEIDASSRPIPEPTRGNSRHPISPTKQPAAPQNRWYTPYTRAGVPTARCESCTLPIAGKIVTAAGSRFHPECFVCSHCQTPLECIGFYQEPETKRNERLVQTPVEDEEARAIRFYCHLDFHELFSPRCKSCKTPIEGEVVVACGAEWHVGHFFCAECGDPFDSQTPFVEKDGFAWCLQCYSRRTAPKCMGCKKPVQEDVVISAIGGQWHDECFNCHECGHGFGPNGRFFVREGEPKRTAKGRIIGGPVQLAICEGCESIRLKSSSPRR